GTAGGTGATTTTATAGGTGATGTGCTGAGAGCTTTCGGAAAGTTTATCGCCGGCGTATTCGGAATTGTAATCACCATATTTAGTATTGCCGTACTGGTTGGCTTAACAATCGCAATTTTCAGTGGTGTTGGTGTATTTAGTTTCGTAGTGCCACATGAACTCACACACATGGTGCTTACCAATTCTCAATTATGGTGGCTGGTTTTGGGTGGAATACTTGCAATTGGTATCCCTTTCACGCTTTTATTATTGAACGGGTTGAAAATCCTTTTCAAAGTGAAGCTTAACCTGCGGATGATAGGTGCTGTAATGGCAGGATTATGGTTGGTGGGCATAGCGATTTGTGTGCTTACAGGAGTAAGAATTGCAAGTGAATATCAACGTTCAGCAACTATCAAGAAGAGTTATAAGATCAGCGGAATTACAGGCAACCATGTGGTGCTGAAATCGAATGCAGAAACGGTAGATTATGATTTCCGAAATGATGAAATCATAAAGTTCGGCGATCTCTTTATCCTGGATGAAAATGCTGATTCAGTAATGAACAGGTTTGTGCGTCTCGATATCGAACAAAGCGAGAACGATTCAGTGTATCTCGTTACAACACTGTATTCACGTGGTAAAACCTATGATGAAGCAAAACAACTGGCTGATGGGATCAAATACAGCTATCGTGTTACTGACTCAGTAATTCAGTTGCCCAAATATTTCAACCTCAGCACGAATTCTAAATTCCGTGGACAACACGTGAGAATGGTACTCAAATTACCTGTTGGTAAAACAGTTGTGCTCGACAAGTCATTGCAAAATATGCTCAATGATGTGTCAAATGTAACTGATACCTGGGATTGGGACATGCTCGGACATGAGTGGAAAATGACAAAAGACGGATTAGAGTGTAACCAGTGTCCGGGAATAAGCGACAAAGAAGATGAAAGGCATATAGAGAAAAAAATCATCATCGACTCTAATGGAATAGAAATCAAAACGCTTTAACAACTCACTTCACCTACAAGAAACTTTAATCGCCTAAAAAGTAAAATCATGAAAACAATAACCCTCCTTCTCGCAGGCTTTCTGACCATCGGTTCACAAACAGTTTTTGCCGATTCTATGGATTACATAGCGAATTGCTGCCCTGTAACTGATCAGGCAGGAACTACCACTGTTAAAAGTCAGCAAATGATACTTGATCAATTGCAATTCGAAAGTGAAACCATATTAACACATTCAGGTGCCGCG
The genomic region above belongs to Chitinophagaceae bacterium and contains:
- a CDS encoding PspC domain-containing protein; the encoded protein is MNKTVTINLSGIVFHIDENAYELLKKYLEKLKAHFSTTQGKEEIIADIESRLAEMFTERNADTNKVIMAADVDEIIMAMGKPEELPGNEEEEEKKTTPKADQTIYYENGRKRFFRNPEDKILGGVCSGISAYFDIDPIYLRLAFGLSIIFAGSGIFLYIILWFIIPEAKTTSDKLLMRGERVNVATIEKNVREEMESLKKRGEVFAGELTSDEMKHRVRSSTQKVGDFIGDVLRAFGKFIAGVFGIVITIFSIAVLVGLTIAIFSGVGVFSFVVPHELTHMVLTNSQLWWLVLGGILAIGIPFTLLLLNGLKILFKVKLNLRMIGAVMAGLWLVGIAICVLTGVRIASEYQRSATIKKSYKISGITGNHVVLKSNAETVDYDFRNDEIIKFGDLFILDENADSVMNRFVRLDIEQSENDSVYLVTTLYSRGKTYDEAKQLADGIKYSYRVTDSVIQLPKYFNLSTNSKFRGQHVRMVLKLPVGKTVVLDKSLQNMLNDVSNVTDTWDWDMLGHEWKMTKDGLECNQCPGISDKEDERHIEKKIIIDSNGIEIKTL